In a single window of the Bactrocera dorsalis isolate Fly_Bdor chromosome 2, ASM2337382v1, whole genome shotgun sequence genome:
- the LOC105230217 gene encoding splicing factor 3A subunit 3: METLLEQQRRYHEERERLLKLMVDEYATKKTGEKERIHSEQRLKCLLDLHNNSTTKLKELYEDKDNERKAEIQALSGPNEFNEFYARLKQIKEFYKKHPAEISIPLSVEFEELTKAYNNLEDMSALVEFTDEEGGGRYLDLNECYEQYLNLRGVEKVDYITYLMTFDHVFDIPRDRKNREYRKYIENLNAYLHNFVTRIHPLLDTDAELVKVELEFQRQWLQGSFPGWASKETESALANTGAHLDLSAFSSWEELASLGLDRLKSALMALGLKCGGTLEERAQRLFSTKGKKTLDPSLIAKKPANKNANVHSRDNERHKEIAHLEALLYKYADLLSEQRAATKENVQRKQARTGGERDDSDVEASESDNDDMDDADDVPYNPKNLPLGWDGKPIPYWLYKLHGLNISYNCEICGNFTYKGPKAFQRHFAEWRHAHGMRCLGIPNTAHFANVTQIEDAITLWEKLKSQKQSERWIADQEEEFEDSLGNVVNRKTYEDLKRQGLL, encoded by the exons ATGGAGACTCTACTAGAGCAGCAGCGTCGCTATCACGAGGAACGGGAACGTTTGCTCAAGTTGATGGTGGACGAGTATGCGACGAAGAAAACTGGAGAAAAGGAAAGGATTCACTCAGAGCAGAGGTTAAAATGTTTGTTGGATCTGCACAACAATTCAACAACTAAGTTAAAGGAGCTTTACGAAGATAAAGATAATGAACGAAAAGCTGAAATTCAGGCACTTTCTGGGCCAAATGAATTCAATGAATTTTATGCACGtttgaaacaaattaaagaattttataaGAAGCATCCCGCTGAGATTAGTATACCTCTCTCCGTCGAATTCGAAGAACTTACAAAAGCGTATAATAACTTAGAAGATATGTCAGCTCTCGTGGAATTCACGGACGAAGAAGGTGGTGGCCGATATTTAGATTTGAACGAATGCTATGAACAATATTTAAATCTTCGTGGTGTGGAGAAAGTGGACTATATAACTTATCTGATGACTTTCGATCACGTTTTTGATATACCACGAGATCGTAAAAATCGTGAATAtcgaaaatatattgaaaatttaaatgcatatttgcataattttgtaACACGCATACACCCTCTATTGGATACCGATGCAGAACTAGTCAAAGTTGAGTTAGAATTTCAACGTCAATGGTTACAAGGCAGTTTTCCTG GTTGGGCATCTAAGGAGACAGAATCCGCATTAGCCAATACTGGTGCACATTTAGATTTATCGGCATTTTCCAGTTGGGAGGAATTAGCGTCGCTTGGTTTGGATCGTCTAAAATCGGCGCTTATGGCGTTGGGCCTAAAATGTGGCGGTACACTTGAAGAACGCGCTCAACGACTTTTCTCAACAAAAGGCAAGAAAACACTTGATCCTTCTTTAATTGCTAAAAAACCAGCtaacaaaaatgcaaatgtgCATTCTCGTGATAATGAACGTCATAAGGAAATTGCTCATTTGGAGGCGTTGTTGTACAAATATGCGGACTTATTGTCTGAACAGAGAGCTGCCACCAAAGAAAACGTGCAACGTAAACAAGCCCGTACTGGCGGAGAACGGGACGATAGTGATGTTGAAGCAAGCGAGAGTGATAATGATGATATGGACGATGCAGATGATGTACCATATAATCCCAAAAATCTCCCACTTGGTTGGGATGGCAAGCCAATACCTTACTGGTTGTATAAACTGCATGGCCTGAATATCAGTTATAACTGCGAAATTTGCGGTAACTTTACGTACAAAGGCCCAAAAGCATTCCAACGTCATTTCGCTGAATGGAGACATGCTCACGGAATGCGTTGCCTTGGTATTCCAAATACGGCACATTTTGCAAATGTAACGCAAATTGAGGACGCGATCACATTGTGGGAGAAACTGAAGTCACAAAAGCAAAGTGAACGTTGGATAGCAGATCAGGAAGAAGAATTCGAAGACTCGCTGGGAAATGTAGTAAATCGTAAAACCTATGAGGATTTAAAACGCCAAGGATTACTATAA
- the LOC105230219 gene encoding DNA polymerase zeta subunit 2, whose translation MSREELSDIVIEALEVFLNHILYVRDLYPAQIFKKRRFYNAPVYVSIFPPLNSYIHNILRTARELQQRGELQCVVLQFYHDEIPLNECYSFDIKLFQADEQIICEATAANDKFLIEFEEQLRSSLYKLAERVKPLNALPKGAKFKVALNTTQEAFIHLSHNSNYQNFPWLCDGLKPERNKQEIALLPLTRLNSIGLRLNLEIF comes from the exons atgagtAGAGAGG AGTTATCGGACATCGTAATCGAGGCGCTAGAAGTGTTTTTGAATCATATTCTATATGTGCGTGATTTGTATCCggcacaaattttcaaaaagagaCGCTTTTATAATGCACCAGTCTACGTTTCCATTTTCCCGCCGCttaattcatacatacataatatctTGCGAACTGCACGAGAACTACAACAACGAGGCGAATTGCAATGCGTGGTGTTACAATTTTATCATGACGAAATACCTCTGAATGAGTGCTACTCATTCGACATTAAACTGTTTCAAGCTGATGAACAAATTATATGCGAGGCAACAGCGGCCAACGACAAATTCCTGATAGAGTTTGAAGAACAACTTCGCAGTTCACTGTATAAATTAGCCGAGCGTGTAAAGCCGCTAAATGCGTTGCCAAAAGGTGCTAAATTCAAGGTAGCACTTAATACAACCCAAGAAGCTTTTATTCATCTTAGCCACAATTCAAATTACCAG aacttTCCCTGGCTATGTGATGGTTTGAAACCAGAAAGGAATAAACAGGAAATTGCTCTCCTTCCGCTTACCCGTTTGAACAGCATCGGTTTAAGattaaatttggaaatattttaa